A section of the Peptococcaceae bacterium 1198_IL3148 genome encodes:
- a CDS encoding 4Fe-4S cluster-binding domain-containing protein yields MSTETKGILERKARIFNVQKYSIYDGPGVRTLIFFKGCPLRCKWCSNPEGLERKYQVMFKEDLCVNCGNCIPICPAHIH; encoded by the coding sequence ATGAGTACAGAAACCAAAGGCATATTAGAAAGAAAAGCGAGAATCTTCAATGTCCAGAAATATTCCATCTATGATGGGCCGGGCGTGAGAACCCTTATCTTTTTCAAAGGTTGCCCCTTGAGATGCAAGTGGTGTTCCAATCCGGAGGGTCTGGAAAGGAAATATCAGGTGATGTTCAAAGAAGATTTGTGTGTTAACTGTGGCAACTGTATTCCTATTTGTCCCGCCCACATCCAT